AAGATAGCATTGCTTCGATCTACCTCGGCGCTCGAAAATACCCGATGGAAGGCAGTCACTTTTTGCTATACACCAAGCCTAAGCAATCAGCAGCTTTAATAAAAAAGATCATTAAAGACATTAACTCCTAGATAAATCCTAGTTACCCTGATAAAATAGCCGCAAAATGTCACGGGACACACTAAATCATGGAACGGTTAACGTTATCACTAAATGGAATTTTTTCTTCTTTTTTAATTGGCTTTATTATCTTAAGCTTTGTAACCAGTAGCTACACCAAGAACACATGGTTCTTCTATGTGGCCTTTGCTATTTCAATTGGCACAATACTTTGCACAGTTTATAAAAACAAACACTTCTTAATTAAATATATCCGCCCGCTTTTTTTTCTTGGAAATGTTTTAATGCTCCTACTTGTTATGTTAGTACTGCTATCAGCGCTGACTAGCCAAGGTAGCCTCGGCGGAATAACATTCGTACAAGGAGCCGCAGTTACATTAGCTTTCATAACGCCGTTAATGAATACTGCTCTCTTTGTTTCGCTATTTCAGAAAAGTAAATCTGTAACAAGACCAACAGTCTAGCTCTCACAAGTTCCATGTTGATGCACATGCCCGTGGGCAATCTCCTCGTCGGTACCCGCTCTTACTGAAAGCACTTTCACTTCGACTTTAACGGCTTTGCCCGCCAAAGGATGATTGGCATCAATAATAACGATGTCGTCGCGAATTTCACGCACCATAACGGCATGCACACCATCACTGCTTTCAGCAGCCAGCCGCATGCCCTCAGCGAGGTTATCAACATCCGCGAATGCTTCGCGCGGCACTTCGGTTTTTAAATCATCTTCGTAAGGGCCATAGGCTTCTTCAGGGCCAAGCTCAACTCGAATCTTTTGCCCAATTGCTTTTCCAGTCAACTGACTTTCCAAGCCGGGCATGACTTCGCCATGACCATGCAAATAGACCCATGGGCCGCCCTCTTTTGAGCTTTCCCAAACATTACCTTCCACATCCATCAGCTGATAATCCAGCTCAACCACACTATTTTTTTCAATCTTCATGGACTCTTAATCTCAACTCATTAGCTCAGCACATTCAATTAAAACGCAACAATATCAAGAATTAACACGACCCAGATCGCGAATAACACAAAGTAGCTCGAAATAAACGCTTTAAAGCGGTGAAACACATTATTATAGCCACAGTGAATATAGGCGTGAATAATGCGACAGGCTACATAAGCCCAGGACAAACCCAATAACCAATATGAAGCACTTTGAGTCATGATCGCGATCACCACCGCCACATAGAATAAAACGGGCATCTCAAATAAGTTTTTAAAATGATCCGCCGCACGTTCATCAGCCATGTGTTCGGCCATCCCCTTTCGCGTAGCGGTTTTCTGCGGGTGTAACCGCTGCTCTCGATAAAACCGAAAACGTCTGCGCGCCATGACGACTGCGACAGCAAACGTTAATAACACCATCACAAATACCGGAACTAA
The DNA window shown above is from Kangiella marina and carries:
- a CDS encoding peptidylprolyl isomerase, yielding MKIEKNSVVELDYQLMDVEGNVWESSKEGGPWVYLHGHGEVMPGLESQLTGKAIGQKIRVELGPEEAYGPYEDDLKTEVPREAFADVDNLAEGMRLAAESSDGVHAVMVREIRDDIVIIDANHPLAGKAVKVEVKVLSVRAGTDEEIAHGHVHQHGTCES
- a CDS encoding MAPEG family protein, which encodes MSFQPILVPVFVMVLLTFAVAVVMARRRFRFYREQRLHPQKTATRKGMAEHMADERAADHFKNLFEMPVLFYVAVVIAIMTQSASYWLLGLSWAYVACRIIHAYIHCGYNNVFHRFKAFISSYFVLFAIWVVLILDIVAF